From Verrucomicrobiales bacterium, one genomic window encodes:
- a CDS encoding oligosaccharide flippase family protein, which produces MFLRRAKQLWSGAVGTRLREQGFFRNVAMLAVGSALAQALSFVLMPVLSRMYGPADFGLFGCFFALTGVVGSVLTLQYSQALVLPEEERAAAGLFLAGMGSVIIITLVGIAVIVFLQDWVLQVSGMPELRGWLWLAPVAFLVSGFGQMFMAWGTRQKNFSLQSSTQILSAVVKNGSQILLALGGFLSGGLIVGLLVGDAVASLVVARWMWKRDGHHVRQALNRSEVLGLASRYRDFPIYSCSQNLLSTLSQGAPVLVLTQQFGMTVVGYYAFASRFLLTPWSLAYTSLQRVLFQRMSEANNARQDLKALFKKTSGGLCLVTILPGALGYLLTPALFLLLFGEEWRAAGEYGKWLWVWMVPAYLSLPAAVALRVRRQQRILLVYEIVLLVVRISTLVLGGVYLRDAALTIAAFATTGGLMELWLIWRAWRLLSANPILAAPGAVT; this is translated from the coding sequence ATGTTCTTGCGCCGAGCTAAGCAACTCTGGAGCGGCGCTGTGGGGACGAGGCTGCGCGAGCAGGGCTTTTTCCGGAATGTGGCCATGCTGGCGGTGGGCTCGGCGCTGGCCCAGGCCTTGTCTTTCGTCTTGATGCCGGTGCTCAGCCGGATGTACGGGCCGGCAGACTTTGGGTTATTCGGATGCTTCTTTGCCCTGACTGGTGTGGTGGGATCGGTGCTGACGTTGCAGTACTCCCAGGCCTTGGTACTTCCCGAGGAGGAGCGCGCCGCGGCGGGTTTGTTTTTGGCGGGGATGGGCTCGGTGATCATCATCACCCTGGTGGGGATCGCGGTGATCGTGTTCCTGCAGGATTGGGTGCTGCAGGTCAGTGGGATGCCCGAGCTGCGCGGTTGGCTGTGGCTGGCTCCGGTGGCGTTTCTGGTGAGCGGGTTTGGGCAGATGTTCATGGCCTGGGGCACGCGGCAGAAGAACTTCTCGCTTCAGTCCTCCACCCAGATCCTGAGCGCGGTGGTGAAGAATGGGAGCCAGATCTTGCTCGCGCTGGGCGGATTCCTATCCGGTGGCTTGATCGTGGGGCTGCTGGTGGGGGATGCGGTGGCGAGCCTGGTCGTGGCCCGGTGGATGTGGAAACGGGATGGGCACCACGTGCGTCAGGCGTTGAACCGATCCGAGGTCTTGGGCCTGGCTTCCAGGTATCGGGACTTTCCCATCTACAGCTGCTCTCAGAATTTGCTCAGCACCCTGTCGCAGGGCGCGCCGGTCTTGGTGCTGACGCAGCAGTTCGGCATGACGGTGGTCGGCTATTACGCATTCGCATCCCGGTTTCTCCTGACTCCGTGGAGCCTCGCCTACACGTCGCTGCAGCGCGTGCTGTTTCAGCGGATGAGCGAGGCGAACAACGCGCGTCAAGACCTCAAGGCGCTCTTCAAGAAGACCAGCGGTGGTCTGTGCCTGGTCACCATCCTGCCGGGAGCCCTGGGCTATCTGCTCACTCCCGCCCTGTTTCTGCTCCTGTTCGGGGAGGAATGGCGCGCCGCGGGCGAGTATGGCAAGTGGCTGTGGGTCTGGATGGTGCCAGCGTATCTCAGTCTGCCCGCCGCCGTCGCCCTGCGAGTGCGGCGCCAGCAGCGGATTCTCCTGGTCTATGAAATCGTGCTGCTGGTTGTCCGCATTTCGACCCTCGTGCTCGGCGGGGTCTACCTCCGGGACGCGGCGCTGACCATCGCCGCCTTCGCGACCACCGGGGGCCTGATGGAGCTCTGGTTGATTTGGCGGGCGTGGCGGCTCCTCAGCGCCAACCCGATTCTCGCCGCCCCCGGCGCGGTAACCTAG
- a CDS encoding AAA family ATPase, with the protein MSRELQQLTDADAGGRQLPAVAGQSGHLSTAAMFQSQVQRWWGAFRRGWWIIALSLAVLGGAAISYALVRRPSYQSEVVLWVSSKLSLPGDQRSFAEDLASYMGTQAELLRNDAIHLRALERIRPRFPQLGPPPGTNELVLVPFKITTRSSMKSGMLEVEAIGASPDATRAFLDAVVEEYFALKRASRQHASTGALSSITDQMKEVEAQIQKQDLAIAGFSISNNVALLTEQSQNAGANLSRLSDSISAWRTEYKILDSLTPEQLRDLARSNDRAGVVSQGPGLERTRQNLSLGGPSSDNAYFQILQQMEVLRSRRDEFAKVLRPTHSKMVKLNQEIAGYEQTLKALKEEGAIQALAQVVRLRKSLELQIEDAQLQYHTMQTNAARAGRLLMDYERMKQERQRTQAIHDSMASLLQTVDLHNSADQDPLNPVAPASAARPVSRKLLIMVGGLFLGFMLGVWIVVLKEFLNDRFTSLTELSHALPEDVIGQIPESTISAHPGKPLKHQDPDLQHAFVESFRNLGMSLLYSFSGTYKPKVILISSAVPAEGKSTVASNLAATLARTGARVLLIDADLRRSSIHTILGINGKPGLREVLGGMCQISDAIVRVDLQQPQAGSSRGQSDAELGKLYVVPAGDCDLYDPEVFLSDGMDQLLAELVPHYDHILIDTPPVLATSDIMSLVPKADYVLMVLRASYTSSRMLREALNRLYKCNVRALGVVYNRASVSSDYFYRYSREYRAKPVSSGRTVLEPDVVYPRGSSPT; encoded by the coding sequence ATGAGCAGAGAGTTACAGCAACTCACGGACGCCGACGCGGGTGGTCGGCAACTTCCGGCCGTAGCAGGTCAGTCTGGCCATCTGTCGACCGCCGCGATGTTTCAGTCCCAGGTGCAGCGGTGGTGGGGTGCCTTTCGCCGGGGATGGTGGATCATTGCTCTGTCTCTGGCGGTCCTGGGCGGCGCGGCGATCAGCTATGCCCTCGTCCGGCGGCCTTCGTATCAGTCCGAAGTGGTGTTGTGGGTCTCCAGCAAGCTAAGCCTGCCGGGCGATCAACGCTCCTTTGCGGAGGATCTGGCCAGCTACATGGGCACTCAGGCGGAGCTGCTGAGGAACGACGCCATCCATCTGCGCGCCTTGGAACGCATTCGTCCTCGGTTCCCCCAGCTGGGGCCGCCCCCCGGCACGAATGAGCTGGTGCTCGTGCCTTTCAAGATCACCACCCGGTCGTCCATGAAGAGCGGCATGCTGGAGGTGGAAGCCATCGGCGCCTCCCCGGACGCCACGCGGGCCTTTCTGGACGCGGTGGTGGAGGAGTATTTTGCGCTGAAACGCGCGTCGCGCCAGCACGCCTCGACCGGCGCGTTGAGCAGCATCACCGACCAGATGAAGGAGGTGGAGGCGCAGATCCAGAAACAGGACCTCGCCATCGCCGGCTTCAGCATTTCCAACAACGTCGCCCTGCTGACCGAGCAGAGCCAGAACGCCGGGGCGAACCTCTCCCGCCTTTCCGACTCCATCTCCGCCTGGCGGACCGAATATAAAATCCTGGACTCGCTGACTCCGGAACAGTTACGCGACCTCGCCCGCAGCAACGATCGCGCCGGGGTCGTGAGCCAGGGACCCGGACTGGAACGAACGCGTCAGAATTTGTCGCTGGGAGGCCCCAGCTCCGACAACGCCTATTTTCAGATCCTCCAGCAGATGGAGGTGCTTCGGTCCAGGCGTGATGAATTTGCGAAAGTCCTGCGGCCCACCCATTCGAAGATGGTGAAGCTGAACCAGGAAATCGCCGGCTACGAACAAACTCTCAAGGCGCTCAAGGAGGAGGGGGCGATTCAGGCGCTGGCGCAGGTCGTCCGGCTCCGGAAGTCGCTCGAGTTGCAGATCGAGGATGCGCAGCTGCAGTACCACACGATGCAGACGAATGCGGCTCGGGCCGGTCGCCTGCTCATGGATTATGAGCGGATGAAGCAGGAGCGGCAGCGCACCCAGGCCATTCACGACAGCATGGCCAGCCTGCTCCAGACGGTGGACCTGCACAACAGCGCCGATCAGGACCCGCTCAACCCGGTGGCGCCCGCTTCGGCCGCCAGGCCCGTTTCCCGCAAGCTGCTCATCATGGTAGGCGGCCTGTTTCTCGGCTTCATGCTGGGCGTGTGGATCGTCGTCCTGAAGGAGTTCCTCAATGATCGGTTCACCTCCCTCACGGAGCTGAGCCATGCGCTGCCCGAGGATGTCATTGGACAGATTCCGGAAAGCACCATCTCGGCCCATCCCGGCAAGCCGCTCAAGCATCAAGATCCCGATCTTCAGCACGCCTTTGTCGAGTCGTTTCGGAATTTGGGAATGTCGCTGCTCTATTCGTTCTCGGGAACCTACAAGCCCAAGGTGATTCTGATCAGCAGCGCTGTGCCGGCCGAGGGCAAGAGCACGGTGGCCTCCAACCTCGCCGCCACGCTGGCGCGGACTGGGGCGCGGGTTCTGCTCATCGATGCCGATTTGCGGCGGAGTTCCATCCACACCATCCTGGGGATCAATGGCAAGCCCGGGCTCCGCGAGGTCTTGGGAGGCATGTGTCAGATCTCCGATGCGATCGTCCGTGTAGATCTTCAGCAGCCGCAGGCCGGCTCGAGCAGGGGGCAAAGCGATGCCGAGCTCGGCAAGCTCTACGTGGTGCCCGCCGGCGATTGCGATCTCTATGACCCCGAAGTGTTCCTGAGCGATGGAATGGACCAGCTCCTGGCTGAGCTGGTTCCCCACTATGACCACATCCTGATCGACACTCCTCCGGTGCTAGCCACCAGCGACATCATGAGCCTGGTTCCGAAGGCGGATTATGTGCTCATGGTGCTGCGTGCTTCCTACACCTCATCGCGCATGCTGCGGGAGGCGCTGAACCGCTTGTATAAGTGCAATGTGAGGGCTCTGGGGGTTGTCTACAACCGCGCCTCGGTCTCCTCCGATTACTTTTACCGCTACAGCCGGGAATACCGCGCGAAGCCGGTTTCGAGCGGCCGAACAGTCCTCGAGCCGGATGTGGTCTATCCGCGGGGAAGCAGCCCCACCTAG